The following are encoded together in the Bradymonas sediminis genome:
- a CDS encoding BON domain-containing protein, which yields MRVKQARRQSRPTIVVVLTIVALLAAAWIFFGNSADKTMRAAGSTAVVAPIAPLRLVSAMGGDRSPEDTPPNTAEAIAITDAELEVAVASKLKEMKLPADTVTIDVKDREANLTGRVADPLLRDAIEITVRSVPGVRTVSNRLEVLNAAVEQAP from the coding sequence ATGCGAGTCAAGCAAGCACGCCGCCAGTCGCGGCCTACCATCGTTGTCGTCCTGACCATCGTCGCGTTGCTCGCGGCTGCGTGGATTTTCTTTGGAAATTCCGCAGACAAGACCATGCGCGCCGCGGGATCGACCGCCGTCGTCGCGCCGATCGCCCCGCTGCGACTCGTCTCGGCGATGGGCGGAGACCGCTCGCCCGAGGACACGCCCCCGAACACGGCCGAAGCCATCGCGATCACCGACGCCGAGCTCGAAGTCGCCGTCGCCAGCAAGCTCAAAGAAATGAAGCTGCCGGCCGACACCGTCACCATCGACGTCAAAGACCGCGAGGCCAACCTCACCGGGCGCGTGGCAGACCCGCTGTTGCGCGACGCCATCGAGATCACCGTGCGCTCGGTCCCGGGCGTGCGCACCGTGAGCAACCGCCTTGAAGTGCTCAACGCCGCCGTCGAACAAGCCCCCTGA
- a CDS encoding cell surface protein, translating to MFGKPTNLALKIALGVAIGGLGLSACVEDPEPARTALPYATGVEHFSPGPGAGWGAAHFPELVLGPPQGALNSAAAAGRDEVLSLGAGGEIVLSFEGLIMDGPGADFVVFENPFWIRNDPTQVWYELGEVSVSQDGESWHTFPCAAGGGEQPGQWPGCAGWSPTRVYDAEAMLPLDPAQTGGDAFDLADLGLEWARYVRVRDLLDDGNSTLDNVGFDLDAVGVVHSEAPPSEEK from the coding sequence ATGTTCGGAAAACCAACTAATCTCGCGTTGAAAATTGCGCTCGGCGTCGCCATTGGCGGCCTCGGGCTCAGCGCCTGCGTTGAAGATCCAGAGCCCGCGCGCACCGCCCTTCCGTACGCCACCGGCGTCGAGCATTTCTCGCCGGGACCCGGCGCCGGGTGGGGCGCGGCGCATTTTCCAGAGCTGGTCCTCGGGCCCCCGCAGGGCGCGCTCAACAGCGCCGCCGCGGCGGGGCGAGACGAAGTCCTCAGCCTGGGCGCCGGCGGCGAGATTGTGCTGTCGTTTGAGGGACTTATCATGGATGGACCGGGCGCGGATTTTGTGGTTTTTGAGAACCCTTTTTGGATTCGCAATGACCCCACGCAGGTCTGGTATGAGCTGGGAGAAGTCTCGGTGAGCCAGGACGGTGAGTCCTGGCATACGTTCCCCTGCGCCGCCGGTGGCGGGGAGCAACCGGGCCAATGGCCGGGCTGCGCGGGCTGGTCGCCGACCAGGGTTTACGACGCCGAGGCGATGCTCCCACTCGACCCCGCCCAGACAGGCGGCGACGCCTTTGACCTGGCCGATCTCGGCCTGGAGTGGGCGCGCTATGTGCGCGTGCGCGATCTTCTCGACGACGGGAACTCCACCCTCGACAATGTCGGCTTTGACCTCGACGCGGTGGGCGTCGTGCATTCGGAAGCACCGCCCTCCGAAGAGAAATGA
- a CDS encoding YncE family protein, which produces MLWDPLKLSGRSGSVTRAIAASALFWAIGCGDASDRPTVTYQAPAGPGVCALEDAPQGTRGTPDIVVHPNIQAIGSASNEVVLGAGYLWVVESTSNTVSRFNPDTARFDAHFIDVGDGRNPYNVAVDAENKRVLITNWLTNSLSVADLNTGKIITEIGADVSGEDAIFDAPQGLTLTPEHIYIANTAYRGPGDYAPGSVTILSRDSLAFVAKLDTAHRNTAYVQAVSTPSGPGVVVVNTGALEVTNQGAFVRGVSSIEVWEERGDPAAPARRTYALEVSEDPRNGAPGRPVVADDTLYFPSATAPAVFKFDLPNRQWLRDTSDPIRLHEKAAPVRDGTFNAALDSRGILYLSALNEDAVYLLDTACDEVLVRAIPVGTSDAQLEGPQHLEVVETAGSTKVYFVMTLSNAMGKITLTFGPEYD; this is translated from the coding sequence ATGTTGTGGGATCCTCTCAAATTGAGCGGCCGAAGCGGGAGCGTGACGCGCGCGATCGCGGCCAGCGCCCTCTTCTGGGCCATCGGCTGCGGCGACGCCTCCGACCGCCCCACGGTGACCTATCAGGCTCCCGCCGGCCCCGGCGTTTGCGCGCTCGAAGACGCCCCACAAGGCACCCGCGGCACCCCCGACATCGTGGTTCACCCCAATATTCAGGCGATCGGCAGCGCCTCCAACGAGGTCGTCCTCGGCGCGGGCTACCTCTGGGTCGTCGAGAGCACCTCGAATACCGTCAGCCGCTTCAACCCCGACACCGCACGTTTTGACGCCCACTTTATCGACGTCGGCGACGGGCGAAACCCCTATAATGTGGCGGTCGACGCCGAGAACAAGCGCGTCCTCATCACCAATTGGCTGACCAATTCGCTGAGCGTCGCAGATCTCAACACCGGCAAAATCATCACCGAGATCGGCGCGGATGTATCGGGCGAAGACGCGATCTTCGACGCGCCGCAGGGCCTCACCCTCACCCCCGAGCATATCTATATCGCGAACACCGCCTACCGCGGCCCGGGCGACTACGCGCCGGGGTCGGTGACGATCCTCTCGCGCGATTCTCTCGCGTTTGTCGCAAAGCTCGACACCGCCCACCGCAACACCGCCTACGTGCAGGCGGTCTCCACGCCGAGCGGCCCGGGCGTTGTGGTCGTCAACACCGGCGCGCTCGAGGTCACCAACCAGGGCGCGTTTGTGCGCGGTGTCTCGAGCATTGAGGTCTGGGAAGAACGCGGCGATCCCGCAGCGCCCGCCCGGCGAACCTACGCGCTGGAAGTCAGCGAAGACCCGCGAAACGGCGCCCCGGGCCGGCCGGTCGTCGCCGACGACACGCTCTATTTCCCCAGCGCCACCGCCCCGGCGGTCTTCAAATTCGACCTGCCAAACCGTCAGTGGCTGCGCGACACCTCCGACCCCATCCGATTACACGAAAAGGCCGCGCCTGTGCGCGACGGCACATTTAACGCGGCCCTGGATTCTCGGGGCATTCTTTATTTAAGCGCCCTTAACGAAGACGCGGTCTACCTGCTCGACACCGCCTGCGACGAGGTGCTGGTGCGCGCGATCCCGGTGGGCACAAGCGACGCGCAATTAGAAGGCCCACAGCACCTCGAGGTCGTCGAAACCGCCGGCTCAACCAAGGTCTATTTCGTGATGACCCTCTCCAACGCGATGGGAAAAATCACGCTCACCTTTGGCCCCGAATACGACTGA
- the csrA gene encoding carbon storage regulator CsrA — MLTLTRKVGESIRIGDNIEIIVKEIRRNQVRIGIVAPREVSIYREELYEEIQTQSEDTDED, encoded by the coding sequence ATGCTTACCCTCACCCGAAAGGTCGGGGAATCGATTCGAATTGGCGATAATATTGAAATTATCGTGAAGGAGATTCGCCGAAACCAGGTACGAATTGGGATCGTCGCCCCGCGCGAAGTCTCCATTTATCGCGAAGAACTCTACGAAGAAATACAGACGCAGTCGGAGGACACCGACGAGGATTAA
- a CDS encoding DNA gyrase/topoisomerase IV subunit B: MTTEYTASSITTLEGLEPVRKRPGMYIGGTGKTGLHHLIWEVVDNSVDEAINGYATTIEVTLHKNGESITVADNGRGIPIDKPAGDDRTALEIILTTLHAGGKFDNSNYLTAGGLHGVGSSVVNALSQQLIARIKRNGKRFEQRYARGIPMTQLTEIESDVRGTGTEIFFHPDPEIFEDIEFDAAMIAERLEIKTYLNSGLRIVFRDETKNAYFEYKHDGGIKDLLDHIVKTSKRPPIHTDKIYFEDNDPDSDNVRRIEVALQWTEDTQEGLVTFVNGIPTRDGGTHEQGFKSGVQRAMRNFFDTHDIAPKSLKVGTEDIREGVKAVVNIFMMDPQFQGQTKDKLNSTDVKRLVSGLVRASLEQFLHSNSTTGEQIAQRIIQAAKARQASRTAVKKINRKRAVSHRLNLPGKLADCSSTDPDKSELFIVEGDSAGGNAKQGRDRHTQAILPLRGKVLNAEQATLKKVASNRELNDIADALGCGIKDNFDASKLRYTKIILLMDADSDGHHIATLLLTFFYRFMPQLITGGHLYIAQPPLYRIDYGNETFWVLDDEQKDKVLEKLSRKRKKTINIQRFKGLGEMMAATLKETTLDPKHRRLLQVVVNEEDRDETNIVIGDLMGRDPSVRFDFIMANAAEVTGDELDV; the protein is encoded by the coding sequence GTGACCACCGAATATACCGCAAGCAGTATCACGACTCTGGAGGGACTTGAGCCGGTGCGAAAGCGCCCGGGCATGTATATCGGCGGGACCGGTAAGACCGGCCTGCACCACCTGATCTGGGAGGTCGTGGATAACTCGGTTGACGAGGCGATCAACGGCTACGCGACCACGATCGAGGTGACGCTGCATAAAAATGGCGAGTCGATCACGGTGGCCGATAACGGGCGCGGTATTCCCATTGATAAGCCGGCCGGCGATGACCGCACGGCCCTTGAGATCATCCTGACGACGCTGCACGCGGGCGGCAAATTCGACAACTCGAATTACCTGACCGCCGGTGGTCTGCACGGCGTGGGTAGCTCGGTGGTCAACGCGCTAAGCCAGCAGTTGATCGCGCGCATTAAGCGAAACGGCAAGCGCTTCGAGCAGCGCTATGCCCGCGGCATCCCGATGACCCAGCTCACCGAGATTGAGTCGGATGTGCGCGGCACGGGCACCGAGATCTTCTTCCATCCGGACCCCGAGATCTTCGAGGATATCGAGTTCGACGCGGCGATGATCGCCGAGCGCCTCGAGATCAAGACCTATCTGAACTCGGGGTTGCGCATCGTCTTTCGCGATGAGACCAAGAACGCTTATTTCGAATATAAGCATGACGGCGGCATCAAAGATCTGCTCGACCATATCGTGAAGACCTCCAAGCGCCCGCCTATCCACACCGACAAGATCTATTTCGAGGATAACGACCCGGACAGCGACAACGTGCGCCGCATCGAGGTCGCCCTGCAGTGGACCGAGGACACCCAGGAAGGCCTGGTGACCTTCGTCAACGGCATCCCCACGCGCGACGGCGGCACCCACGAGCAGGGCTTTAAGTCGGGCGTGCAGCGCGCGATGCGCAACTTCTTTGACACCCATGATATCGCGCCGAAGAGCCTGAAGGTGGGCACCGAGGACATCCGCGAGGGCGTCAAAGCCGTGGTCAATATCTTCATGATGGACCCGCAATTTCAGGGGCAGACCAAGGATAAGCTCAATAGCACCGACGTAAAAAGGCTGGTGTCGGGGCTGGTGCGCGCGTCGCTTGAGCAATTTTTGCACTCGAACTCGACCACCGGTGAGCAGATCGCCCAGCGCATTATCCAGGCGGCCAAGGCCCGCCAGGCGTCGCGCACGGCGGTCAAGAAGATCAACCGAAAGCGGGCGGTCAGCCACCGGCTCAACCTGCCGGGCAAGTTGGCTGATTGCTCCTCGACCGACCCCGATAAGTCCGAGCTCTTTATCGTCGAGGGTGACTCGGCCGGCGGCAACGCCAAGCAGGGGCGCGACCGGCACACCCAGGCGATCCTGCCGCTGCGCGGCAAGGTGCTCAACGCCGAGCAGGCAACGCTCAAGAAGGTCGCGTCGAACCGCGAGCTCAACGACATCGCCGACGCCCTGGGGTGTGGGATCAAGGATAATTTCGACGCCTCCAAGCTCCGCTATACCAAGATCATCCTGCTGATGGACGCCGACTCCGACGGCCATCATATCGCCACGCTGTTGCTGACGTTTTTCTACCGCTTCATGCCGCAGCTTATCACCGGCGGGCATCTCTATATCGCCCAGCCGCCGCTGTATCGCATCGACTACGGCAACGAGACCTTCTGGGTGCTCGACGATGAGCAAAAAGATAAGGTGCTCGAGAAACTGTCCAGAAAACGCAAGAAAACCATTAATATTCAGCGCTTTAAGGGGCTCGGTGAGATGATGGCGGCGACCCTTAAGGAGACCACGCTCGACCCGAAACACCGCCGACTGCTGCAGGTGGTGGTCAACGAGGAGGATCGCGACGAGACCAATATCGTCATCGGCGACCTGATGGGGCGCGATCCGTCGGTGCGCTTTGACTTTATTATGGCGAACGCCGCCGAGGTCACCGGCGACGAGCTCGATGTTTAA
- a CDS encoding gamma-glutamylcyclotransferase, translating into MWIFGYGSLIWRPNLDFVESRDGYVRGWSRRFYQGSTDHRGVPGAPGRVATLVHAPDAHVWGRAYRVSPTQRDQILAQLDHREKGGYERTWVEVVVPGGEDIAEALVYIGTPENPEWLGEASPEEIARQILVSHGPSGPNPEYLLELAESLRQMPGADDPHIFAIERALLELQRATSG; encoded by the coding sequence ATGTGGATTTTCGGATACGGCTCGCTGATATGGCGGCCTAATTTGGATTTCGTTGAGTCGCGCGATGGATATGTGCGCGGTTGGTCGCGCCGGTTTTATCAGGGTTCGACCGACCACCGCGGCGTCCCGGGCGCCCCCGGGCGGGTCGCGACGCTGGTCCACGCGCCCGACGCCCACGTCTGGGGGCGCGCCTACCGCGTCTCCCCAACCCAGCGCGACCAGATCCTGGCCCAGCTCGACCACCGCGAAAAAGGCGGCTATGAGCGCACCTGGGTCGAGGTCGTGGTCCCCGGCGGCGAGGATATCGCCGAGGCGCTGGTCTATATCGGCACCCCCGAGAACCCGGAGTGGCTCGGCGAGGCAAGCCCGGAGGAGATCGCGCGCCAGATCCTGGTCTCCCACGGCCCCAGCGGCCCGAACCCCGAATACCTCCTCGAATTGGCCGAGAGCCTGCGCCAGATGCCCGGCGCCGACGACCCGCATATCTTCGCCATCGAGCGGGCGCTGCTGGAGTTGCAGCGCGCGACGTCGGGGTGA
- a CDS encoding rhomboid family intramembrane serine protease, with translation MQYKIAWPPLTKNTKTTIIGLALIFLVTVVWPDAFAFVQANLLVSAPDVIQQGKIWTLLSYAFFHHDLGHLLFNGLALWMFAGELDQQWSSARFWAVSLLSALGGGIAVVLTQLVFSNAGPTLGYSGAVMGLIAAFAWYNWDRRLNFFFFPMTGRTFLAVIVGIDLVRVLIGGQPVSISAHIGGMLTGLLLVSDLWKPRELKRRWQRRSMKKKFREATREVDRKRDGRWIN, from the coding sequence ATGCAATATAAGATTGCCTGGCCGCCGCTGACTAAAAATACGAAGACCACGATTATCGGCCTCGCGCTGATCTTTTTGGTCACCGTCGTGTGGCCGGACGCCTTTGCGTTCGTCCAGGCGAATCTATTGGTCTCGGCGCCGGACGTCATCCAACAGGGAAAGATTTGGACGCTGCTTAGCTATGCCTTCTTCCACCACGACCTCGGCCACCTGCTCTTTAACGGCCTGGCGCTGTGGATGTTCGCGGGAGAATTGGACCAGCAGTGGTCCTCCGCCAGATTCTGGGCCGTCAGTCTTTTGAGCGCGTTGGGCGGCGGCATCGCCGTGGTGTTGACCCAACTCGTCTTCAGCAACGCGGGGCCCACGCTGGGTTATTCCGGGGCGGTGATGGGGTTAATTGCAGCATTCGCCTGGTATAATTGGGATCGGCGTCTAAATTTCTTCTTCTTCCCGATGACGGGCCGCACTTTTTTGGCGGTCATCGTCGGCATCGATCTTGTTCGCGTGCTCATCGGCGGCCAGCCGGTCAGCATCTCCGCGCATATCGGCGGCATGCTCACCGGCCTGCTGCTCGTCAGCGACCTCTGGAAACCCCGCGAGCTCAAAAGACGATGGCAGCGGCGCTCGATGAAGAAGAAATTTCGCGAGGCAACCCGCGAGGTTGACCGAAAACGCGACGGACGTTGGATTAATTAG
- the add gene encoding adenosine deaminase, whose product MPKTDLHVHLDGSMRLETILELAEKQGVTLPDGADTPEKLAKAIHMGEICEDLTDYLKAFDVTLSVMQTEEALYRAAFELAEDNALEGVKYMEVRYSPLLHTEQGLSFPVIVEAVGEGLREAKRRYGIMTGQIICGIRHITPESSLRLAELCVAFKHKGVVGFDLAGAEMNNPAKDHREAFYLVRNNNVNLTIHAGEAYGPESIHQAIHIGGAHRIGHGTRLREDGDLLNYVNDHRIPLEICPTSNVQTRACESFESHPLPFYLSYGLRVSLHTDNRLVTDTTMTDEYMACVEAFDLNIGDLRKLMINGFKSSFMPYRKKRTVTASACAVFDALVAEFEEKQGAVAIRGPRVAQEIAIQKASASPNGAIELEPYSGKSGVTLKDAEYNLAEASNISDDSKKPSKKNEKVST is encoded by the coding sequence ATGCCCAAGACGGACCTGCATGTTCACCTCGACGGCAGTATGCGTCTGGAGACCATCTTGGAGCTGGCCGAGAAGCAAGGCGTCACGCTGCCCGACGGCGCAGACACCCCCGAAAAACTCGCCAAAGCTATCCATATGGGCGAGATTTGCGAGGATTTGACCGACTACCTGAAGGCCTTTGATGTCACGCTGAGCGTGATGCAGACCGAAGAAGCCCTGTACCGCGCGGCCTTCGAGCTGGCCGAAGACAACGCCCTTGAGGGCGTTAAATATATGGAAGTCCGCTACTCGCCGCTGCTCCATACCGAGCAGGGCCTGTCCTTCCCGGTCATCGTCGAAGCTGTCGGCGAGGGTCTTCGCGAGGCGAAGCGCCGCTACGGCATCATGACCGGCCAGATTATCTGCGGCATCCGTCATATTACCCCGGAGAGCTCGCTTCGACTCGCCGAGCTCTGCGTCGCCTTCAAACACAAAGGCGTCGTGGGCTTCGACCTGGCTGGCGCCGAGATGAATAACCCGGCCAAAGACCACCGCGAAGCCTTCTATCTGGTGCGCAATAACAACGTGAACCTGACGATTCACGCCGGCGAAGCCTACGGCCCCGAGAGCATCCACCAGGCGATTCATATCGGCGGCGCCCACCGTATTGGCCACGGCACGCGTCTTCGCGAAGACGGTGACTTGCTCAACTACGTCAACGACCACCGCATCCCGCTTGAGATCTGCCCGACCAGTAACGTTCAGACCCGCGCCTGCGAGAGCTTCGAGAGCCATCCGCTGCCCTTCTATCTCTCCTACGGACTGCGCGTCAGCCTGCACACCGACAACCGTCTGGTCACCGACACCACGATGACCGACGAGTATATGGCATGCGTGGAGGCCTTTGACCTCAATATTGGCGACCTTCGCAAATTGATGATCAACGGCTTTAAATCCTCGTTCATGCCCTATCGCAAAAAGCGCACCGTCACGGCAAGCGCCTGCGCCGTGTTCGACGCGCTGGTCGCAGAATTCGAGGAAAAGCAGGGCGCCGTCGCCATTCGCGGCCCGCGCGTTGCCCAGGAAATCGCCATCCAAAAGGCTTCCGCAAGCCCCAACGGCGCGATCGAGCTGGAGCCCTATTCGGGAAAAAGCGGCGTGACCCTCAAAGACGCCGAATATAACCTGGCCGAAGCCTCCAATATCAGCGACGATTCGAAGAAGCCCTCCAAGAAGAACGAGAAGGTTTCCACCTGA
- the glmU gene encoding bifunctional UDP-N-acetylglucosamine diphosphorylase/glucosamine-1-phosphate N-acetyltransferase GlmU: protein MQHTDSKSSDSQGTDFQAIVMAAGKGTRLRSKLPKVLHEVLGKAMIAYAIDASLDAGAKRVVVVLGHGRDAVQAYLRDYYPADILADRVRFTFQEQQLGTAHAVYAASEYFEDAPEFSVIVSGDVPNMDAESLAIFVRETAASGHPLGLMTAKLDDPSTYGRVLRAADGQVSGIVEYKDATDAQRQVNEINAGFYAVKTNFLAEHLTKICTGPADNAQGEYYLTDLIAIAAEHGGVYGSIVSEVGVIQGVNTRANLATASRFAQRRINQKWMTEGVTFIDADNTYIEASVQLGTDVLLYPGVHLRGRTRVGDGAIIENGSVICDTELGADVHIKPYCHLEDSRVDDASAIGPFAHLRPGADLGKGCKVGNFVEIKKSRLDDGVKAGHLSYLGDAHIGEETNVGAGTITCNYDGKNKNRTEIGAGSFIGSNTALVAPVTLGKKAYIGAGSVITDAVPDESLAIGRGRQKNFDGWVREKEKRERE from the coding sequence TTGCAACATACCGACTCCAAGAGCAGCGATTCTCAAGGCACTGATTTTCAAGCGATTGTGATGGCGGCAGGCAAAGGCACGCGCCTGCGCTCCAAATTGCCAAAGGTGCTCCACGAGGTCCTCGGCAAGGCCATGATCGCCTACGCCATCGACGCAAGCCTGGACGCCGGCGCCAAGCGCGTGGTGGTGGTCCTGGGGCACGGGCGCGACGCGGTTCAGGCCTATCTGCGGGATTATTACCCCGCCGACATCCTGGCCGATCGCGTGCGATTTACCTTTCAAGAACAACAACTTGGCACCGCGCACGCGGTCTACGCTGCCAGCGAATATTTTGAGGACGCCCCCGAATTCAGCGTCATCGTCTCGGGCGACGTGCCCAATATGGACGCCGAGAGCCTGGCTATTTTTGTGCGCGAAACCGCCGCCTCCGGGCACCCGCTCGGGCTGATGACCGCCAAGCTCGACGACCCTTCGACCTACGGGCGCGTGCTGCGCGCGGCCGACGGACAGGTCAGCGGCATCGTCGAATATAAAGACGCCACCGACGCCCAGCGCCAGGTCAATGAGATCAACGCCGGGTTCTACGCGGTCAAAACCAACTTCCTCGCCGAGCATCTAACCAAAATCTGCACCGGCCCGGCCGACAACGCCCAGGGCGAATATTACCTGACCGATTTGATCGCCATCGCCGCCGAACACGGCGGCGTTTACGGCTCGATCGTCTCCGAGGTCGGCGTCATCCAGGGCGTCAACACCCGCGCCAACCTCGCCACCGCCTCGCGCTTCGCCCAGCGGCGCATCAACCAGAAATGGATGACCGAAGGCGTCACCTTTATCGACGCCGACAACACCTATATCGAGGCCTCGGTCCAGCTCGGCACCGACGTCCTGCTCTACCCCGGCGTGCACCTTCGCGGGCGCACCCGAGTCGGCGACGGCGCCATCATCGAGAACGGCTCGGTCATCTGCGACACCGAACTCGGCGCCGACGTCCATATCAAGCCCTATTGCCACCTCGAGGACTCGCGCGTCGACGACGCCAGCGCCATCGGCCCCTTCGCACACCTTCGCCCGGGCGCCGACCTCGGCAAGGGCTGCAAGGTCGGCAACTTCGTCGAGATCAAAAAATCCCGCCTCGACGACGGCGTCAAGGCAGGACATCTCAGCTACCTGGGCGACGCCCACATCGGCGAAGAGACCAACGTCGGCGCCGGCACAATCACCTGCAATTACGACGGCAAAAATAAGAACCGCACCGAGATCGGCGCCGGCTCGTTTATCGGCTCGAACACCGCGCTGGTCGCGCCGGTTACGCTGGGCAAAAAAGCCTATATCGGCGCCGGCAGCGTCATCACCGACGCGGTGCCCGACGAGTCCCTGGCCATCGGGCGCGGGCGCCAGAAGAACTTCGATGGGTGGGTTCGCGAGAAGGAGAAGAGGGAGCGCGAATAA
- a CDS encoding cob(I)yrinic acid a,c-diamide adenosyltransferase has translation MSDEASKKFEDPNLAINRVYTRKGDAGQTSLVGGQRVPKASIRIETYGTVDELNAIVGACRQTLLEAYADNPAFDALGATLLRVQHELFNLGSILATLPEDVGERMPRVKQADIDALETMMDAMNKELPGLRSFILPGGSRLNVELHLARTVCRRAERLAVALAAETEVDPVAVAYLNRLSDAFFVWSRWASLKASDAAEVLWDPNLSASGKD, from the coding sequence ATGAGTGATGAAGCGTCGAAAAAATTCGAAGACCCGAACCTGGCCATCAACCGCGTCTACACGCGAAAGGGCGACGCCGGTCAGACCAGCCTGGTCGGCGGGCAGCGCGTGCCCAAAGCGTCGATCCGCATCGAGACCTACGGCACGGTCGATGAGCTCAACGCCATCGTGGGCGCGTGTCGCCAGACCCTGTTGGAGGCATACGCCGATAACCCCGCCTTCGACGCGTTGGGGGCGACGCTGCTGCGCGTGCAGCACGAGCTCTTCAACCTAGGAAGCATCCTGGCGACCTTGCCCGAAGACGTCGGCGAGCGCATGCCGCGGGTGAAGCAAGCGGATATCGACGCGCTAGAGACGATGATGGACGCGATGAATAAGGAGCTCCCCGGGCTTCGCTCATTCATCCTGCCGGGCGGCTCTCGCCTGAACGTCGAACTGCACCTCGCCCGCACAGTCTGCCGGCGCGCCGAGCGCCTGGCCGTGGCGCTGGCTGCCGAGACCGAGGTCGACCCGGTCGCGGTCGCCTACCTGAACCGCCTGAGCGATGCGTTCTTTGTGTGGAGCCGCTGGGCGTCGCTCAAGGCGAGCGACGCGGCCGAGGTTTTGTGGGACCCGAATTTGTCGGCGAGTGGGAAGGATTGA